GTTCAGGAATAATTTGCAGGGCTGATTCTCCCCAGGCTTCCCGCACTGCATTTTCTAACAACTTATTTAACTGGGCATCGTTCTGTACCGAAGGTACTCCCCGACGGTAATTGACTTCATATTTCGCCCCATAGGTTTGGCAAACGTTGGCCACAATCCCCTCAATCCATTGGGGCAGTTGGGCATGGGTTTCGGGATGGAGAGATCGCACTGTGCCGGCCATGCGGACTTGGTCGGCAATCACGTTGGGAGCCCGGCCACCGCTAATTTGCCCCAGGGAAAGCACCATGGGCCGGAGGGGATTTTGGGTGCGACTGATGGCTTGTTGCAAAGCAGTAATTACTTGGGCCGCAATCCAAATGGCGTCGATCGCTTCGTGGGGCCTAGCACCATGCCCCGATTCCCCTTGGATAAAAATTTCCAGATCATCCGCCGCCGCTGTCAACGCACCGTAACGAATGCCCACCTGCTGGGCCGGAATAGAAGGAAAAACATGAACGCCTAAAATATGGCTGACCCCCTTCATGGCCCCATCTTGGATCATCCAACTGGCCCCCTGGGCAATTTCCTCCGCTGGTTGAAATAAAAAGCGCACATCCCCCGGTAACCTATGCCCCATTTGGGACAACACCATGGCCGTACCCAAACCCAAAGTGGTGTGGATATCGTGGCCACAGGCGTGCATCACCCCCGGATGGCGGGAAGCAAAGGGCAAACTCACCATTTCTTCGATGGGTAACGCATCCATATCGGTACGGATGGCCAACAGCCGCGGATCGTCTCCTTTGCCGGACAACTGCCCCACCACCCCCGTTTTCCCGATCGCCTCTTCGACATGGAGGCCACAGGAGGACAACACCCCCGCCACATAGGCCGCCGTTTGATATTCTTGGCCGCTCAACTCGGGATGGGCATGGAGATGGCGACGGATTTCCACCAGCCGGGGCAATAGGGTTTGGGCTAAATTTTTTAGCTCCACCAGGGCAGCATCGGTGTGTTGGGAAGCAGAGGATAGCAAAGTGGCAAAGGGAAAATGTTAGTGGTGCTTTTTAGTGTAGAACACGGCATTGGGGGAAGTTAACCAAGGTCGTCGTTTCCCATGGAGTTCCTCCCCGCAGTGAGTAAATAAATCGGATTGAGGGGATCAAAGCGGGTCAGTTCGGCAAATTTAACGCTCTGGCTAATTTGCACCTGTTGCACTTTCACCTGCCATTGTTGTTGTTTAAACCAGCCCAGGGCTAAGCTCAAATGCTCCAAACTGGCGATCGCCAT
The genomic region above belongs to Synechocystis sp. PCC 6803 substr. PCC-P and contains:
- a CDS encoding M20 family metallopeptidase → MELKNLAQTLLPRLVEIRRHLHAHPELSGQEYQTAAYVAGVLSSCGLHVEEAIGKTGVVGQLSGKGDDPRLLAIRTDMDALPIEEMVSLPFASRHPGVMHACGHDIHTTLGLGTAMVLSQMGHRLPGDVRFLFQPAEEIAQGASWMIQDGAMKGVSHILGVHVFPSIPAQQVGIRYGALTAAADDLEIFIQGESGHGARPHEAIDAIWIAAQVITALQQAISRTQNPLRPMVLSLGQISGGRAPNVIADQVRMAGTVRSLHPETHAQLPQWIEGIVANVCQTYGAKYEVNYRRGVPSVQNDAQLNKLLENAVREAWGESALQIIPEPSLGAEDFALYLEHAPGAMFRLGTGFGDRQMNHPLHHPRFEADEAAILTGVVTLSYAAWQYWQNIAI